Proteins encoded in a region of the Pseudomonas sp. PDNC002 genome:
- a CDS encoding aspartyl/asparaginyl beta-hydroxylase domain-containing protein has translation MLKLIVVAILAVFLIAILYVHLRGKVRLPFLRQVVNHSAWFAPYNSLMYLNSSVPSKPYLDRERFPELDKLRDNWQMIREEAENLFDEGYIRDALNNNEAGFGSFFKKGWTRFYLTWYDGPLPSAQQLCPKTVELVSSIPNVKGAMFTRLPPRSHLNKHRDPYAGSLRYHLGLATPNSDECRIFVDGQPYAWRDGQDVMFDETFVHWVKNETDESRLILFCDIERPLKSPLLTRINRRVSAFLGRATAPQNVEGERVGGINQAYSVLIRLGDAVGSKVKVFKRAYPKAYRIGRPVLAVVLLVLLLRWMFG, from the coding sequence ATGCTGAAACTTATCGTCGTCGCGATTCTGGCAGTTTTCCTCATTGCCATCCTCTATGTGCACCTGCGCGGCAAGGTACGGCTGCCGTTCCTGCGCCAGGTCGTGAACCACTCCGCCTGGTTCGCTCCCTACAACTCGCTGATGTACCTGAACTCCAGCGTACCGTCCAAGCCCTACCTGGACCGCGAGCGTTTCCCGGAACTCGACAAGCTGCGCGACAACTGGCAGATGATCCGCGAGGAAGCCGAGAATCTGTTCGACGAGGGCTACATCCGCGACGCCCTGAACAACAACGAGGCCGGCTTCGGTTCGTTCTTCAAGAAGGGTTGGACCCGCTTCTACCTGACCTGGTACGACGGCCCCCTGCCCTCGGCGCAGCAACTGTGCCCCAAGACCGTGGAGCTGGTGAGCAGCATCCCCAACGTCAAGGGCGCGATGTTCACCCGCCTGCCGCCGCGCAGCCACCTGAACAAGCACCGCGACCCCTATGCCGGCTCCCTGCGCTATCACCTGGGCCTGGCCACGCCGAACTCCGACGAGTGCCGCATCTTCGTCGACGGCCAACCCTACGCCTGGCGCGACGGCCAGGACGTGATGTTCGACGAGACCTTCGTCCACTGGGTGAAGAACGAGACCGACGAGTCGCGCCTGATCCTCTTCTGCGACATCGAGCGACCGCTCAAGTCGCCGCTGCTGACCCGCATCAACCGCCGCGTCAGCGCCTTCCTCGGCCGCGCCACCGCGCCGCAGAACGTCGAAGGCGAGCGCGTTGGCGGGATCAACCAGGCTTACTCGGTACTGATCCGCCTCGGCGATGCCGTGGGCAGCAAGGTGAAGGTGTTCAAGCGCGCCTATCCCAAGGCTTATCGCATCGGCCGGCCAGTGCTTGCGGTGGTACTGTTGGTCCTGCTGCTGCGCTGGATGTTCGGCTGA
- a CDS encoding response regulator transcription factor codes for MNAIASPGVRLLTIEDDPTLGAHLSSHLSERGFEVTWCQDGDEGLAQARGGDYDLVLMDIMLPGTGGLDILRTLRRERAVPVILMSALGAEQDRIAGFSQGADDYLPKPFSLAELSVRVDAVLRRVALERGSQSLGSPVAAGLQLDEQRSDVGLDGQWAGLTGTEYRLLETFLGSQGETLSKPFLYQHVLHRAFTAHDRSLDMHVSHLRRKLQAIGYLRHQLHTVWGKGYVFAEAED; via the coding sequence ATGAATGCCATTGCTTCCCCGGGCGTGCGCCTGCTGACCATCGAGGACGACCCGACCCTGGGCGCCCACCTGTCTTCCCACCTGAGCGAGCGCGGCTTCGAGGTCACCTGGTGCCAGGATGGCGACGAAGGCCTGGCCCAGGCGCGCGGCGGCGACTACGACCTCGTGCTGATGGACATCATGCTGCCCGGCACCGGCGGCCTGGATATCCTCCGCACCCTGCGCCGCGAGCGCGCGGTGCCGGTGATCCTGATGTCCGCGCTGGGTGCCGAGCAGGACCGTATCGCCGGATTCTCCCAGGGCGCCGACGACTACTTGCCCAAGCCCTTCAGCCTCGCCGAGCTGAGCGTCCGCGTCGACGCGGTGCTGCGCCGGGTGGCCCTGGAGCGCGGCAGCCAGTCGTTGGGCAGTCCTGTCGCGGCGGGGCTGCAGCTGGATGAGCAGCGCAGCGACGTGGGCCTCGACGGGCAATGGGCCGGTTTGACGGGCACCGAGTACCGCCTGCTGGAAACCTTCCTCGGCAGCCAGGGCGAGACGCTGAGCAAACCCTTCCTTTATCAGCATGTGCTGCACCGCGCCTTCACCGCCCACGACCGCAGCCTGGACATGCACGTCAGCCACCTGCGCCGAAAGCTCCAGGCCATCGGCTATCTGCGCCACCAACTGCACACCGTCTGGGGCAAGGGTTACGTGTTCGCCGAGGCGGAGGACTGA
- the cysM gene encoding cysteine synthase CysM: MTVQYPTIADCIGNTPLVRLQRLAGETSNTLLVKLEGNNPAGSVKDRPALSMITRAELRGDIKPGDTLIEATSGNTGIALAMAAAIKGYRMILIMPDNSTAERKAAMTAYGAELILVTKEQGMEGARDLADQMQREGQGKVLDQFANGDNPIAHYHSTGPEIWRQTGGEITHFVSSMGTTGTIMGVSRYLKEQNPNVQIVGLQPMEGSAIPGIRRWPEEYLPKIFDATRVDRVVDMQQTEAEDVMRRLAREEGIFCGVSSGGAVAAMLRLSRELENATLVAIICDRGDRYLSSGVFDAS, translated from the coding sequence ATGACCGTGCAGTACCCGACTATCGCCGATTGCATCGGCAATACCCCGCTGGTGCGCCTGCAGCGCCTGGCCGGGGAGACCTCCAACACCCTGCTGGTGAAACTCGAGGGTAACAACCCCGCGGGTTCGGTGAAGGATCGTCCGGCACTGTCGATGATCACCCGTGCCGAGCTGCGCGGCGATATCAAGCCCGGCGACACGCTGATCGAGGCCACGTCCGGCAACACCGGCATCGCCCTGGCGATGGCGGCGGCGATCAAGGGTTACCGCATGATCCTGATCATGCCCGACAACTCCACCGCCGAGCGCAAGGCCGCCATGACCGCCTACGGCGCCGAGTTGATCCTGGTGACCAAGGAGCAGGGCATGGAAGGTGCCCGCGATCTCGCCGACCAGATGCAGCGCGAAGGGCAGGGCAAGGTGCTCGACCAGTTCGCCAACGGCGACAATCCGATTGCCCACTACCATTCCACCGGCCCGGAAATCTGGCGTCAGACCGGCGGTGAGATCACCCATTTCGTCAGCTCCATGGGCACTACCGGCACCATCATGGGTGTGTCGCGCTACCTCAAGGAGCAGAACCCCAACGTGCAGATCGTCGGCCTGCAGCCGATGGAAGGCTCGGCCATTCCGGGCATCCGCCGCTGGCCGGAGGAATACCTGCCGAAGATCTTCGACGCCACCCGCGTCGACCGTGTCGTCGACATGCAGCAAACCGAAGCCGAGGACGTGATGCGTCGCCTGGCTCGCGAAGAGGGCATCTTCTGCGGCGTGTCTTCCGGCGGTGCGGTGGCGGCCATGCTGCGCCTGTCCCGCGAGCTGGAAAACGCGACCCTGGTGGCGATCATCTGCGACCGTGGCGACCGTTACCTGTCCTCGGGCGTGTTTGACGCTTCCTGA
- a CDS encoding DUF2058 family protein — translation MSMSLRDQLLKAGLVNEKQAKQAGKQKQKQQRLEHKNQVAKDDSQRQAALQAQAEKQARDAELNRQQQEKSEKKAKAAQIKQLIEGTRLPKMESDDYYNFVDAKKVKRIAVNDLIRDKLSRGSLAIVSYDGRYEIVPRDAALRIKERDERRIVLLNEPSGEPDDDDPYKDYVVPDDLMW, via the coding sequence ATGAGCATGTCATTGCGTGACCAGTTGCTGAAGGCCGGACTGGTCAACGAGAAGCAGGCCAAACAGGCCGGCAAGCAGAAGCAGAAACAGCAGCGCCTGGAGCACAAGAACCAGGTGGCGAAGGACGACAGCCAGCGCCAGGCCGCGTTGCAGGCGCAGGCCGAGAAGCAGGCTCGCGATGCCGAGCTGAATCGCCAGCAGCAGGAAAAGTCCGAGAAGAAAGCCAAGGCCGCGCAGATCAAGCAATTGATCGAGGGCACGCGCCTGCCGAAGATGGAGTCGGACGACTACTACAACTTCGTCGACGCCAAGAAGGTCAAGCGCATCGCGGTGAACGACCTGATCCGTGACAAGCTCAGCCGGGGCAGCCTGGCCATCGTCAGCTACGACGGCCGCTACGAGATCGTTCCGCGCGACGCGGCGCTGCGCATCAAGGAGCGCGACGAGCGCCGTATCGTGCTGCTCAACGAGCCAAGCGGTGAGCCGGACGACGATGATCCGTACAAGGATTACGTAGTGCCCGACGACCTCATGTGGTGA
- the mazG gene encoding nucleoside triphosphate pyrophosphohydrolase: MHKLDDLLYLMARLRDPQNGCPWDLQQSYATIVPYTLEEAYEVADAIERGDFDHLREELGDLLFQVVYYAQLAREDGRFEFDAVVDGITSKLIRRHPHVFPDGDLYGEPDPAKLEEAAVKQRWEELKAEERAAKAAEPVQLSLLDDVPNALPALSRAAKLQKRASQVGFDWADALPVVDKVREELDEVLEAMAGGDTEAQAEEVGDLLFVVVNLARKLKVDPETALRAANAKFERRFRYIETALRDQGRTLEDSNLEEMDELWGAAKRDEKNPLSCG; this comes from the coding sequence ATGCATAAGCTCGACGACCTGCTGTACCTCATGGCCCGGCTGCGTGACCCGCAGAACGGCTGCCCCTGGGATCTGCAGCAGAGCTACGCGACCATCGTTCCCTACACGCTGGAAGAAGCGTACGAAGTCGCCGATGCCATTGAGCGTGGTGACTTCGACCATCTGCGCGAAGAGCTGGGCGACCTGTTGTTCCAGGTCGTCTACTACGCGCAACTGGCGCGGGAAGACGGGCGTTTCGAGTTCGACGCGGTGGTCGACGGTATCACCAGCAAGCTGATCCGCCGCCATCCCCACGTGTTCCCCGATGGCGATCTCTACGGTGAGCCGGACCCGGCGAAGCTGGAGGAAGCGGCGGTCAAGCAGCGCTGGGAGGAGCTGAAGGCCGAGGAGCGCGCCGCCAAGGCCGCCGAGCCGGTGCAACTGTCCCTGCTGGACGACGTGCCCAACGCCCTGCCGGCGCTCAGTCGCGCGGCCAAACTGCAGAAACGCGCCTCCCAGGTCGGCTTCGACTGGGCCGATGCGCTGCCAGTGGTGGACAAGGTCCGCGAGGAACTGGACGAGGTGCTCGAAGCCATGGCCGGTGGCGACACCGAAGCCCAGGCGGAGGAGGTGGGCGACCTGCTGTTCGTGGTGGTCAACCTGGCGCGCAAGCTCAAGGTCGATCCGGAAACCGCGCTGCGCGCCGCCAATGCCAAGTTCGAGCGGCGCTTCCGCTACATCGAGACGGCACTGCGCGACCAGGGGCGCACCCTGGAAGACAGCAACCTGGAAGAGATGGACGAGCTGTGGGGCGCCGCCAAGCGCGACGAGAAGAACCCGCTCAGCTGTGGATAA
- the rlmD gene encoding 23S rRNA (uracil(1939)-C(5))-methyltransferase RlmD produces MAKQRSGLRFQPSGGARSPAVPVGKKQRLNIERLAHDGRGIAHADGRTWFVANALPGEAVEARVLSARAQIVDARSERIFTAAANRRTEPCPVAGSCGGCSLQHLPHADQLALKQRTLAEQLERFSGLVPEEWAAPLVGPEFGYRRRARLAVRWDVKAKRLDVGFRAAASQSIIAFDDCLVLVPELQALARELPAVLRGFAKPQALGHVELFHGTGAALLLRHIEPLSDGDLTRLLEFCSARDVQLWLQGDGEPTLCSRGAENSGLPENNGNGELGFRLESWNLTLAYRPGDFVQVNAPVNEAMVAQALDWLNPGSDERVLDLFCGLGNFALPLARQVREVVGVEGVQTMVERAAANARANGLANTRFLQADLSKPLADAPWAAEDFTAVLLDPPRDGAFEPARQMRSLGAERVLYVSCNPATLARDAGELARQGYRLKRAGILDMFPQTAHVEAMALFEAG; encoded by the coding sequence ATGGCCAAGCAGAGATCCGGCCTGCGCTTCCAGCCCAGCGGCGGAGCGCGCAGCCCTGCGGTACCGGTGGGCAAGAAGCAGCGCCTGAACATCGAGCGCCTGGCCCATGACGGCCGTGGGATCGCCCACGCCGACGGTCGCACCTGGTTCGTCGCCAACGCCCTGCCGGGCGAGGCGGTGGAAGCCCGTGTGCTCTCGGCTCGCGCACAGATCGTCGACGCCCGCAGCGAACGCATCTTCACCGCCGCCGCCAATCGCCGCACCGAGCCGTGTCCAGTGGCCGGCAGCTGTGGCGGCTGCAGCCTGCAGCATTTGCCCCACGCCGATCAGCTGGCGCTCAAGCAGCGCACCCTGGCCGAACAGCTGGAGCGCTTCTCCGGCCTGGTTCCGGAAGAGTGGGCGGCACCGCTGGTCGGGCCGGAATTCGGCTACCGTCGTCGCGCCCGCCTCGCCGTGCGCTGGGATGTGAAGGCCAAGCGCCTGGACGTCGGCTTCCGCGCCGCCGCCAGCCAATCCATCATCGCCTTCGACGACTGCCTCGTGCTGGTGCCTGAGCTTCAGGCGCTGGCCCGCGAGTTGCCCGCCGTGTTGCGCGGTTTTGCCAAGCCCCAGGCGCTGGGTCATGTCGAGCTGTTCCACGGCACCGGCGCCGCGCTGCTGCTGCGGCATATCGAACCTTTGTCCGATGGCGATCTGACTCGACTGCTGGAATTCTGTTCGGCACGCGATGTGCAACTCTGGCTGCAAGGTGACGGGGAACCGACGCTTTGTTCCAGAGGCGCAGAAAACAGCGGACTTCCCGAAAATAACGGGAACGGGGAGCTTGGCTTCCGGCTCGAATCCTGGAATCTGACCCTGGCCTACCGTCCCGGCGACTTCGTGCAAGTGAACGCGCCGGTCAACGAGGCGATGGTCGCCCAGGCGCTGGATTGGCTGAACCCCGGCAGCGATGAGCGTGTGCTGGACCTGTTCTGTGGCCTGGGCAATTTCGCCCTGCCGCTGGCGCGCCAGGTGCGCGAGGTGGTAGGCGTGGAAGGTGTGCAGACCATGGTCGAGCGCGCCGCGGCCAATGCCCGGGCCAACGGCCTTGCGAATACACGGTTTCTTCAGGCCGACCTGTCGAAACCGCTTGCCGACGCCCCCTGGGCGGCGGAGGATTTCACCGCCGTGCTGCTCGACCCTCCGCGTGACGGAGCCTTCGAGCCGGCGCGGCAGATGCGTTCACTGGGCGCGGAGCGGGTACTCTATGTGTCCTGCAACCCGGCGACCCTGGCGCGCGACGCTGGCGAACTGGCCCGACAGGGCTACCGCCTGAAACGCGCCGGCATCCTCGACATGTTCCCGCAGACGGCCCATGTCGAGGCCATGGCTTTGTTCGAGGCAGGCTAG
- a CDS encoding sensor histidine kinase — protein MPGRHSLFWKLAVALVALCLSVIWLSWNWGKQMERDSYNLSDEARQVLGGYAREAQQAWRTDGAAGVDEWLKRMKQREPIWMVVVDGRLQSLASQPLAMDEVAHLTFQRGLDWPVSSRSVNLPFIGIPFPDEPTAGRLVLQLPQRFLPGGFTFLRQSISHALVPAILALLLCGLIYRHLVRPLGRLREHANALQADNLGSVAGPEFSFRRDELGELGRALDHMAERLRGHVGLQRQLLRDLSHELRTPLSRLRVAGDSPISEAALRQRVEREVEVMQRLVADTLELAWLDTERPHPALEEIDLRSLWDLLVDDARFESGWDAERFLYQVPADCRVRGHLNGLAQALENLLRNAIRHSPAQGRIRLSGRREHGGWHLWLEDDGPGVPTADLERIFLPFTRLSDARTGEGFGLGLSIARSSVRLQGGELWADRADAGLRVHLRLPAAAAA, from the coding sequence ATGCCCGGCCGCCACTCGCTGTTCTGGAAGCTCGCGGTTGCCCTGGTCGCCCTCTGCCTGTCGGTGATCTGGCTGTCCTGGAACTGGGGCAAGCAGATGGAGCGTGACAGCTACAACCTCTCCGACGAAGCGCGCCAGGTGCTCGGCGGTTATGCCCGCGAGGCGCAGCAGGCCTGGCGCACCGATGGTGCGGCGGGCGTCGACGAGTGGCTCAAGCGAATGAAGCAGCGCGAGCCGATATGGATGGTCGTGGTCGATGGCCGCCTGCAATCATTGGCCTCGCAGCCGCTGGCGATGGACGAGGTGGCGCACCTGACCTTCCAGCGAGGGCTGGACTGGCCGGTGAGTTCACGCTCGGTGAACCTGCCGTTCATTGGCATCCCGTTCCCTGACGAGCCCACCGCCGGCCGCCTCGTATTGCAGCTGCCGCAGCGCTTCCTGCCTGGCGGCTTCACGTTCCTGCGTCAATCCATCAGCCACGCGCTGGTGCCGGCGATCCTCGCGCTGCTGCTCTGTGGCCTGATCTATCGGCACCTGGTGCGGCCACTGGGGCGACTGCGTGAGCACGCCAACGCCTTGCAGGCAGACAACCTGGGCTCGGTGGCTGGTCCGGAATTCAGCTTCCGCCGTGATGAGCTGGGAGAATTGGGGCGCGCGCTCGATCACATGGCTGAGCGCCTGCGCGGCCACGTCGGACTGCAGCGCCAGTTGCTGCGCGATCTTTCCCACGAGCTGCGCACGCCGCTCAGCCGCCTGCGCGTGGCGGGCGACAGTCCGATCAGCGAGGCGGCGTTGCGCCAGCGTGTCGAGCGCGAGGTCGAGGTCATGCAACGGCTTGTCGCCGACACCCTGGAGCTGGCCTGGCTGGACACCGAGCGGCCGCACCCGGCGCTGGAGGAAATCGACCTGCGCTCGCTCTGGGATCTGCTGGTGGACGACGCTCGTTTCGAGTCCGGCTGGGATGCCGAGCGCTTCCTTTATCAGGTGCCGGCGGACTGCCGGGTGCGAGGCCATCTCAACGGCCTGGCCCAGGCGCTGGAAAACCTGTTGCGCAACGCCATCCGCCACTCACCCGCGCAGGGGCGCATCCGTCTGAGCGGTCGCCGCGAACACGGCGGCTGGCATCTGTGGCTGGAGGATGACGGGCCGGGCGTTCCCACGGCGGACCTGGAGCGCATCTTCCTGCCGTTCACGCGGTTGTCCGATGCGCGCACCGGCGAAGGATTCGGCCTGGGCCTGAGCATTGCGCGCAGCTCGGTGCGCCTGCAGGGCGGCGAGCTGTGGGCGGATCGCGCCGATGCCGGTCTGCGCGTGCACCTGCGGTTGCCGGCAGCGGCGGCCGCCTGA
- the relA gene encoding GTP diphosphokinase produces the protein MVQVRAHQPVNTDGSINLEAWLDHVQTLVPVLDRKVLLEACEFAREVEDKAVSTTDNSWADGTSSFQTGLEIAEILADLKLDQESLVAAVIYRGVREGKVKLEDVAQRFGPVVAKLIEGVLRMAAISTSLSPRQSLVLGTQAQIENLRKMLVAMVDDVRVALIKLAERTCAIRAVKNGDDEKRMRVAREVFDIYAPLAHRLGIGHIKWELEDLSFRYLEPDQYKQIAKLLHERRLDREQYIATVMGQLKEALAATGIKADLSGRAKHIYSIWRKMQRKGLDFSQIYDVRAVRVLVPEMRDCYTALGIVHTLWRHIPKEFDDYIANPKENGYRSLHTAVIGPEGKVLEVQIRTHAMHEEAELGVCAHWRYKGTDVKASSNHYEEKISWLRQVLEWHEELGDIGGLAEQLRVDIEPDRVYVFTPDGHAIDLPKGSTPLDFAYRVHTEVGHNCRGAKINGRIVPLNYSLQTGEQVEIITGKQSGPSRDWLNQNLGYVTTSRARAKIVHWFKLQARDQNVAAGKAMLERDLGRLALPPVDFEKLAEKANYKTGEDLFAALGAGDLRLAHVVNYAQQLVEPERGTEQLELIPRKPSKIGHGKRGDIQIQGVGNLLTQMAGCCQPLPGDPIVGYITLGRGVTIHRQDCATALQLAGREPERIIQVSWGPVPVSTYPVDIVIRAYDRSGLLRDVSQMLLNERINVLAVNTRSDKEDNTAIMRLTIEIPGLDSLGRLLARISQLPNIIEARRDRAGAKDA, from the coding sequence ATGGTACAGGTGAGAGCGCACCAGCCGGTCAACACCGACGGCAGCATCAATCTCGAGGCCTGGCTGGACCATGTCCAGACCCTGGTCCCGGTACTGGATCGCAAGGTCCTGCTGGAAGCCTGCGAGTTCGCCCGCGAGGTCGAGGACAAGGCCGTCAGCACGACGGACAATTCCTGGGCCGACGGCACTTCCAGCTTCCAGACAGGGCTTGAAATCGCCGAAATCCTGGCGGACCTCAAGCTCGACCAGGAGTCGCTGGTTGCCGCGGTGATCTACCGTGGCGTGCGCGAAGGCAAGGTCAAGCTGGAGGACGTGGCGCAGCGCTTCGGCCCGGTGGTGGCCAAGCTGATCGAAGGCGTGCTGCGCATGGCGGCGATCAGCACCAGCCTCAGTCCGCGGCAGTCGTTGGTGCTCGGCACCCAGGCGCAGATCGAGAACCTGCGCAAGATGCTCGTGGCCATGGTCGACGACGTCCGCGTCGCGCTGATCAAGCTGGCCGAGCGTACCTGCGCGATCCGCGCGGTGAAGAACGGCGACGACGAAAAGCGCATGCGCGTCGCCCGCGAAGTCTTCGACATCTATGCCCCGCTGGCCCATCGCCTGGGCATCGGCCACATCAAGTGGGAGCTGGAGGACCTGTCCTTCCGCTACCTCGAACCCGACCAGTACAAGCAGATCGCCAAGCTGCTGCACGAGCGCCGGCTGGACCGCGAGCAATACATCGCCACCGTCATGGGGCAGCTCAAGGAAGCCCTGGCTGCCACCGGCATCAAGGCCGACCTGTCCGGCCGCGCCAAGCACATCTATTCCATCTGGCGGAAGATGCAGCGCAAGGGCCTGGACTTCAGCCAGATCTATGACGTGCGCGCCGTCCGCGTGCTCGTCCCCGAGATGCGCGACTGCTACACCGCGCTGGGCATCGTGCACACCCTGTGGCGGCACATTCCCAAGGAATTCGACGACTACATCGCCAACCCCAAGGAGAACGGCTACCGCTCGCTGCACACCGCGGTGATCGGCCCCGAGGGCAAGGTGCTGGAAGTACAGATCCGTACCCACGCCATGCACGAGGAAGCCGAACTCGGCGTCTGCGCGCACTGGCGCTACAAGGGTACCGACGTCAAGGCCAGTTCCAACCACTACGAAGAGAAGATTTCCTGGCTGCGCCAGGTGCTCGAGTGGCACGAGGAGCTGGGCGACATCGGCGGACTGGCCGAGCAACTGCGGGTGGATATCGAGCCCGACCGGGTCTACGTCTTCACCCCGGACGGCCACGCCATCGACCTGCCCAAGGGTTCGACGCCGCTGGACTTCGCCTACCGCGTGCACACCGAGGTCGGGCACAACTGCCGTGGCGCCAAGATCAACGGCCGCATCGTGCCGCTGAACTACAGCCTGCAGACCGGCGAGCAGGTGGAAATCATCACCGGCAAGCAGAGCGGGCCGAGCCGTGACTGGCTGAACCAGAACCTGGGCTACGTCACCACGTCGCGGGCGCGGGCGAAGATCGTCCACTGGTTCAAGCTGCAGGCGCGCGACCAGAACGTCGCCGCCGGCAAGGCCATGCTCGAACGCGACCTGGGCCGCCTGGCGCTGCCGCCGGTGGACTTCGAGAAGCTCGCGGAAAAGGCCAACTACAAGACCGGCGAAGATCTGTTCGCCGCCCTGGGCGCTGGCGATCTGCGCCTGGCCCACGTGGTGAACTACGCGCAACAACTGGTCGAGCCCGAACGCGGTACCGAGCAGCTCGAACTCATTCCGCGCAAACCGAGCAAGATCGGCCACGGCAAGCGCGGCGACATCCAGATCCAGGGCGTCGGCAACCTGCTCACGCAGATGGCTGGCTGCTGCCAGCCGCTGCCGGGCGACCCGATCGTCGGCTATATCACCCTCGGTCGTGGCGTCACCATTCACCGCCAGGACTGCGCTACGGCGCTGCAACTGGCCGGGCGCGAGCCGGAGCGGATCATCCAGGTCAGCTGGGGTCCGGTGCCGGTCAGCACCTATCCGGTGGATATCGTCATCCGTGCCTACGACCGTTCGGGCCTGCTGCGCGACGTCTCGCAGATGCTGCTCAACGAGCGCATCAACGTACTGGCGGTGAATACCCGCTCGGACAAGGAAGACAACACCGCGATCATGCGCCTGACCATCGAGATCCCCGGCCTCGATTCCCTGGGCCGCCTGCTGGCGCGTATCTCGCAGTTGCCCAACATCATCGAGGCGCGGCGCGACCGCGCGGGTGCCAAGGATGCATAA